The Geobacter sp. AOG2 genome includes a window with the following:
- a CDS encoding energy transducer TonB — MGVSFLISTVIHLAVFLLLLWWGRIFPPTMAVEETYYVDVVNLPVANPRAGSPTQKGNDAEAPPPPPAPETPLSMPSPPQPNLKGRTATSGKTEKNDKHETSNDAAFAERMAKLENKAASQQEEATLERLRKKLRTTGSGRAGMPAGSGSEAGSDYTAYVQSRLKDAFYQTITYTSKNPEVAVHLYIDTDGKVVRQKIEKSSGDRTFELAVLRAIEKAGDKLVPPPNHRVFEGSFLFKPQGISRNKP; from the coding sequence ATGGGTGTCAGCTTTCTTATCTCCACCGTCATTCATCTGGCGGTTTTTTTGTTGCTGTTGTGGTGGGGGCGGATTTTTCCGCCAACCATGGCCGTTGAAGAGACCTATTACGTCGATGTGGTCAACCTGCCCGTAGCCAATCCGCGAGCCGGCAGCCCGACCCAAAAAGGGAATGATGCCGAAGCGCCACCTCCTCCGCCAGCGCCCGAAACCCCTCTAAGCATGCCGTCGCCACCGCAGCCAAACCTCAAGGGGCGCACCGCAACAAGCGGAAAAACCGAAAAAAATGATAAACATGAGACCTCCAACGATGCGGCCTTTGCCGAGAGAATGGCAAAGCTTGAGAACAAGGCCGCGTCCCAACAAGAGGAGGCGACCCTGGAGCGGTTGCGCAAGAAACTCAGGACGACCGGCAGCGGGAGGGCCGGGATGCCGGCCGGCAGCGGCAGCGAGGCAGGCAGCGACTACACTGCCTACGTCCAGTCGCGCCTGAAAGATGCCTTCTATCAGACCATTACCTATACCAGCAAAAACCCTGAGGTGGCAGTCCACCTGTATATCGATACCGATGGTAAGGTGGTCCGCCAGAAGATTGAAAAAAGCAGCGGCGACCGGACCTTCGAGCTTGCGGTGCTGAGGGCGATCGAAAAGGCCGGGGATAAGCTCGTTCCGCCGCCAAACCACAGGGTCTTCGAGGGGTCGTTCCTCTTCAAACCCCAGGGCATTTCCCGTAACAAGCCGTAG
- a CDS encoding TIGR00282 family metallophosphoesterase: MSINILFIGDIIGKPGRQALSRELHRLVDRYTVDLIIANGENAAGGFGLTTDTAKELFDTGVHCLTSGNHIWDKKEQVPLVLADQRILRPANYAEGVPGAGSVVVTTPGGVKVGILNLEGRVYMKNLECPFRTADREIERLRKETPLIFVDFHAEATSEKSALGWYLDGRVSAVVGTHTHVQTADERILPQGTAYLTDAGMTGSFDSVIGIGKEEAIRKFLTQLPAKFEIPKKDIRLNGVLIGVDAQNGKALSIERITLSC; the protein is encoded by the coding sequence ATGAGCATCAACATCCTCTTTATCGGCGACATCATCGGCAAGCCGGGGCGCCAGGCCCTCTCCCGTGAACTGCACCGCCTGGTTGACCGATACACGGTGGACCTGATCATAGCCAACGGCGAAAATGCGGCCGGCGGTTTCGGCCTGACCACCGACACGGCAAAAGAACTGTTCGACACAGGTGTACATTGCCTTACCAGCGGTAACCACATCTGGGACAAGAAGGAGCAGGTCCCCCTTGTGCTGGCCGACCAGCGTATCCTCCGTCCCGCCAACTATGCCGAGGGCGTCCCCGGTGCCGGCAGCGTCGTTGTCACCACGCCGGGCGGTGTCAAGGTCGGAATACTCAATCTGGAGGGGCGAGTCTACATGAAAAACCTGGAGTGCCCCTTCCGCACCGCTGACCGTGAGATCGAACGGCTCCGTAAAGAAACACCACTTATCTTCGTGGATTTTCATGCCGAAGCCACCTCGGAGAAATCAGCCCTTGGGTGGTATCTCGATGGCCGGGTCAGTGCCGTTGTCGGCACCCATACACATGTGCAGACTGCTGACGAACGTATCCTGCCCCAGGGGACAGCCTACCTGACCGATGCCGGCATGACCGGGAGCTTTGATTCCGTGATCGGCATCGGCAAGGAAGAGGCTATCCGCAAGTTTCTCACACAACTGCCGGCAAAGTTCGAGATCCCTAAAAAGGATATCCGACTGAACGGGGTATTGATCGGTGTTGACGCCCAGAACGGCAAGGCGCTCAGCATAGAGCGCATTACCCTGAGTTGTTGA
- the tolB gene encoding Tol-Pal system beta propeller repeat protein TolB, translating to MKLFLTLMLIVVLPTAALCAQSGYIEVTAPGNRQLKLAVEIPHTQNDTAAATAAAKEMADVIAFDMNMSGIVNTDIKEPGPLAGGLMFGATDFAQWRAAGYDLLVRGECSLAGDNLTVEFRLYDILNNKMMTAKRYLGKNKDLRRFAHSFGDEILLQMTGERGPFTTHIAFISTQYGNKEVAIMDWDGHNLLPLTRNGSINLNPDFSPDGREIIFTSYKRGNPDLYKRALSNTIEIPLSRHRGLNITGTWSPDGTKIALSLSKDGNAEIYTISKDGSNPQRLTVSPSIEVSPVWSPDGSHIAFVSDRLGKPQIFVMDAKGGNVRRLTTTGAYNVNPRWSPKGDKIAYARMQGGGFQIYVINADGSGDTQLTTAGSNENPAWSPDGRFIAFSSKRGGPNMIYVMRADGGSQVRVSQGKGNATQPAWSSR from the coding sequence ATGAAACTGTTTCTCACCCTGATGCTGATAGTTGTCCTTCCGACCGCCGCTCTCTGCGCCCAATCCGGTTATATCGAGGTAACCGCACCGGGCAACCGCCAGCTCAAGCTTGCGGTCGAGATCCCCCACACGCAAAACGACACAGCGGCAGCTACGGCCGCCGCCAAGGAGATGGCTGACGTTATTGCCTTCGACATGAATATGTCCGGTATTGTCAACACCGACATAAAGGAACCGGGGCCGCTTGCTGGCGGCCTCATGTTCGGCGCGACCGATTTTGCCCAGTGGCGTGCGGCAGGGTACGATCTGCTGGTGCGCGGCGAGTGCAGTCTTGCCGGGGACAACCTTACGGTGGAGTTTCGCCTCTACGATATCCTCAACAACAAGATGATGACCGCCAAGCGCTACCTGGGGAAGAACAAGGACCTTCGCCGGTTCGCCCATTCATTCGGCGATGAAATCCTGTTGCAGATGACCGGCGAACGAGGACCCTTTACAACCCATATCGCTTTCATCTCGACCCAGTACGGCAACAAGGAGGTCGCCATCATGGATTGGGACGGCCACAACCTGCTGCCGCTGACCAGAAACGGTTCCATCAACCTCAATCCCGACTTTTCGCCCGATGGCCGGGAGATCATCTTCACCTCGTACAAGCGCGGCAACCCCGACCTATACAAGCGTGCACTTTCCAACACGATCGAGATCCCCCTGTCCCGGCACAGAGGGCTCAACATCACCGGCACCTGGTCGCCGGACGGCACAAAGATAGCCTTATCCCTCAGCAAGGACGGTAATGCGGAGATCTATACCATCTCCAAGGATGGGAGCAATCCCCAACGTCTGACCGTCAGCCCATCCATAGAGGTTTCCCCGGTCTGGTCGCCGGACGGCAGCCATATCGCCTTTGTTTCCGACCGGTTGGGTAAACCGCAGATATTCGTGATGGACGCCAAGGGCGGTAATGTTCGGCGCCTGACCACGACTGGAGCGTACAACGTCAACCCCCGCTGGTCTCCCAAGGGGGACAAAATCGCCTATGCCCGCATGCAGGGAGGGGGATTCCAGATCTACGTCATCAATGCCGACGGCAGCGGCGACACACAACTGACGACCGCGGGAAGCAACGAAAATCCCGCTTGGTCGCCTGACGGACGGTTCATAGCCTTCAGCTCGAAAAGGGGTGGCCCGAACATGATCTATGTCATGCGAGCCGATGGTGGCTCCCAGGTCAGGGTCAGCCAGGGAAAGGGAAACGCGACCCAGCCGGCGTGGTCATCCCGTTAA
- the rny gene encoding ribonuclease Y translates to MVVITLAVAAGAYFAGSRFSKKDADAIVRQAEELATKVIDDARREAETITKEAELKSKNAAIEAKEEYEREMREKKRDLQSLEKRLVQKEENLDKKVALFDQKELDILKKEQVHSAKEQALAGREEELKQAVGAQMAKLEQISGMSAGEAKKELMNTMESEAKHDAAKLIKIIEEEARETADKKAKEIMALAIQRYAGEYVTERTVSVVPLPSDEMKGRIIGREGRNIRALEAATGIDLIIDDTPEAVILSGFNPVRREVARLSLEKLIGDGRIHPGRIEEVVAKSTEEVELSIKEAGEQAAFDLGVHGIHPEVLKLIGRLKYRTSYTQNVYQHSLEVAFLCGIMAAELGINVKQAKRAGLLHDLGKAVDHEVEGSHAVIGAELARKYGESPKIVHAIMAHHEDEKPATVLAVLVQAADALSGARPGARREMMETYVKRLEDLERIATSFSGVSSSFAIQAGREIRVMVSSEQVSDEQSLIMARDIAKKIEAEMTYPGQIKVNVIRETRAVEFAR, encoded by the coding sequence CCCTGGCGGTGGCCGCCGGGGCCTATTTTGCCGGTAGCAGGTTCAGTAAGAAGGATGCCGACGCCATCGTCAGGCAGGCAGAGGAACTGGCGACCAAGGTCATCGATGATGCCCGGCGCGAGGCCGAAACCATCACCAAGGAGGCCGAGCTCAAATCCAAGAACGCGGCCATTGAGGCCAAGGAAGAGTATGAACGCGAGATGCGGGAGAAGAAGCGGGATCTCCAGAGTCTCGAAAAACGCCTGGTTCAGAAGGAAGAAAACCTGGACAAGAAAGTCGCCCTTTTTGACCAGAAGGAGCTTGATATCCTGAAAAAGGAGCAGGTCCATTCCGCCAAGGAGCAGGCCCTTGCAGGACGTGAAGAGGAGTTGAAACAAGCCGTTGGCGCCCAGATGGCCAAACTTGAACAGATCTCGGGCATGTCGGCCGGCGAGGCCAAAAAGGAACTGATGAACACCATGGAGAGCGAGGCTAAGCATGATGCGGCCAAGCTCATCAAAATTATCGAAGAGGAAGCCCGCGAGACCGCCGACAAGAAGGCCAAGGAGATCATGGCCCTCGCCATCCAGCGTTATGCCGGCGAATACGTGACCGAACGAACGGTATCGGTCGTACCACTCCCTTCGGACGAGATGAAGGGCCGCATCATCGGGCGCGAGGGACGCAACATCCGCGCCCTGGAGGCGGCTACCGGCATTGATCTGATCATTGACGACACCCCCGAAGCGGTCATCCTGTCCGGCTTCAACCCGGTTCGTCGCGAGGTAGCCCGTCTTTCCCTGGAGAAGTTGATCGGCGATGGGCGCATCCATCCCGGCCGCATCGAAGAGGTAGTGGCCAAGTCCACTGAAGAGGTCGAGCTTTCCATCAAGGAGGCTGGCGAACAGGCGGCTTTTGACCTGGGGGTCCACGGCATCCATCCCGAGGTGCTCAAACTGATCGGGCGCCTCAAATACCGCACCTCCTACACCCAGAATGTGTACCAGCATTCGCTGGAAGTGGCGTTCCTGTGCGGCATCATGGCGGCGGAACTGGGGATCAACGTCAAGCAGGCCAAACGTGCCGGCCTGTTGCACGACCTGGGCAAGGCGGTGGACCACGAGGTGGAGGGGTCCCATGCAGTAATCGGGGCGGAACTGGCCAGAAAATATGGGGAATCCCCGAAAATCGTACACGCCATTATGGCCCATCACGAGGATGAAAAACCGGCCACCGTGCTGGCGGTACTGGTCCAGGCGGCCGATGCCCTCTCCGGCGCCCGGCCCGGAGCCCGGCGTGAGATGATGGAGACTTACGTCAAGCGCCTTGAGGATCTGGAGCGCATCGCAACCTCCTTCAGCGGCGTAAGCTCCTCCTTCGCTATCCAGGCCGGCCGGGAGATCCGCGTGATGGTATCCAGCGAGCAGGTCAGCGACGAGCAATCGCTGATCATGGCCCGCGACATTGCCAAGAAGATCGAGGCCGAGATGACCTATCCCGGCCAGATCAAGGTGAATGTAATCCGCGAAACGCGGGCCGTCGAGTTCGCCCGCTGA
- the tolR gene encoding protein TolR, translated as MAMGGRNDNRGTMAEINVTPLVDVMLVLLVIFMVTAPMMQQGVQVNLPKADTKAMNPAEETVVVTVDKNNKVFINKEETPAGDLRSKLTEMFATRAKKEVFLKADAGVPYGEVVRIMADIKGAGIERLGMVTEPAPK; from the coding sequence ATGGCAATGGGCGGACGTAATGACAACAGGGGCACGATGGCGGAGATAAATGTCACCCCGCTGGTTGACGTCATGCTGGTGCTCCTGGTCATCTTCATGGTGACCGCGCCGATGATGCAGCAGGGGGTCCAGGTAAACCTCCCCAAAGCCGACACCAAGGCCATGAATCCGGCAGAGGAAACGGTAGTGGTCACCGTAGACAAGAACAACAAGGTCTTCATCAACAAAGAGGAAACACCGGCCGGAGATCTGCGCTCCAAGTTGACTGAAATGTTCGCTACGCGGGCCAAGAAAGAGGTTTTCCTCAAGGCGGATGCCGGCGTCCCTTATGGCGAGGTCGTAAGGATCATGGCCGACATCAAGGGGGCCGGGATCGAGCGGCTCGGCATGGTGACGGAGCCGGCTCCGAAATAA
- the tolQ gene encoding protein TolQ: protein MGLLIGTGIVVRIVLLILIGFSVLSWTIIMFKFFQIYKANSDSERFMDFFWKSKRFDAIASQVDRFTGSPLTMLFNEGYGELTKFVEGSGKTDASILSTDLGGIENVSRALRRATNSEITRLEKYTTFLATTGSTSPFIGLFGTVWGIMTAFEGIGKTGSASLAVVAPGIAEALIATAIGLVAAIPAVMAYNHFQHKIRVIINEMDSFSTEFLNIVQRNVAGK from the coding sequence GTGGGCCTTTTGATCGGTACCGGTATCGTTGTCAGGATTGTCCTGCTCATTCTCATTGGTTTTTCGGTTCTGTCGTGGACCATCATCATGTTCAAGTTTTTCCAGATCTACAAGGCCAACAGCGACTCGGAACGCTTTATGGATTTTTTCTGGAAATCCAAGCGGTTTGACGCCATTGCCTCCCAGGTGGACCGCTTCACCGGTTCGCCGTTGACGATGCTGTTCAACGAGGGCTACGGAGAGTTGACCAAGTTCGTGGAAGGTAGCGGCAAGACCGACGCCAGCATCCTCAGCACCGATCTGGGCGGGATCGAAAACGTGTCTCGCGCCCTGCGCCGCGCAACCAACTCGGAGATCACCCGCCTGGAGAAATACACCACCTTCCTGGCCACTACCGGCTCCACATCGCCGTTCATCGGGCTGTTCGGGACGGTCTGGGGCATCATGACCGCCTTTGAAGGGATTGGCAAAACCGGCTCCGCGTCGCTGGCCGTGGTGGCTCCCGGCATTGCGGAGGCGCTGATCGCCACCGCCATCGGCCTGGTGGCCGCCATCCCGGCCGTCATGGCCTACAATCACTTCCAACACAAAATCCGCGTGATTATTAATGAGATGGACAGCTTCTCCACCGAGTTCCTGAATATTGTGCAACGAAACGTTGCGGGGAAATAA